A region of Subdoligranulum variabile DNA encodes the following proteins:
- a CDS encoding helix-turn-helix domain-containing protein — MRQRCATRQEIADQLGLSKSQIKNWINRYNRKQAKLKAGIFPRLKGSKGIYHNPKTILRVMKKYGLLAEIRRRRRWDSSCTNMKIFSTEIFMPKGQTTNG, encoded by the coding sequence ATGCGGCAAAGGTGTGCAACACGGCAAGAGATAGCAGATCAGTTGGGATTGAGCAAATCGCAAATCAAGAATTGGATCAATCGGTATAACCGCAAACAAGCAAAACTGAAAGCCGGAATTTTTCCACGCCTGAAAGGCAGCAAAGGAATTTACCACAATCCCAAGACAATTCTGCGTGTCATGAAAAAATATGGCTTGCTGGCCGAGATTCGCCGCCGCAGAAGATGGGACAGCAGCTGCACAAATATGAAAATCTTCTCAACCGAGATTTTCATGCCGAAAGGCCAAACTACAAATGGGTAA
- the mltG gene encoding endolytic transglycosylase MltG, with protein MRINRNDSGAAGGASQNRPAPTSEVKKEPTAGKEPTPEKKAAPAKTRKRKAKPEPDTEEGAEHTRRHFPLGCLIVLIILALVAFGGYKVMQFYGEIDGGSELGSEQTITIEQGASVGSIATQLKDAGIIQYDWLFKEYVKYSGKAAGIQYGDFALRSGMDYNTIIQTISQEVRRPTANITIPEGTTAVGVAQIFVNAGLVDSVDTFLNCANGTDGSDFSQYSFWTQIPDNGRLMKCEGYLFPDTYNVYADEDVYYYVDTLYSEFSAKTEGLMDTINEKGTTLDDVVKLASFIQEEAGVEAEDAKVSACFHNRLESSDPLWAEHKLESNACSYIMQDVENNYLWNSPTAEYYGWPALGEIPEDVLNLYDTYRISGLPAGPISCPGYAAIEAALNPDQEFMDEGYFFFVTGHPDTDVAGQYFYAKTAEEHQANVEKAGWAY; from the coding sequence ATGAGGATCAATCGCAATGACAGCGGTGCTGCCGGTGGGGCATCGCAGAACCGGCCCGCACCGACTTCGGAGGTAAAAAAAGAACCGACGGCAGGCAAGGAGCCAACCCCTGAAAAAAAGGCCGCACCCGCCAAAACGAGAAAGCGGAAGGCAAAGCCGGAACCGGACACCGAGGAAGGGGCGGAGCATACCAGACGGCATTTTCCGCTTGGATGCCTGATTGTGCTGATCATCCTGGCGCTGGTGGCCTTCGGTGGATATAAGGTGATGCAGTTCTACGGAGAAATCGATGGAGGCTCCGAACTGGGCAGCGAACAGACGATTACCATCGAACAGGGCGCATCGGTGGGCAGCATTGCCACCCAGCTGAAGGACGCCGGCATCATCCAGTACGACTGGCTTTTCAAGGAGTATGTCAAGTACAGTGGCAAGGCGGCCGGCATCCAGTACGGGGACTTTGCACTGCGTTCCGGCATGGATTACAACACGATCATCCAGACGATTTCCCAGGAAGTTCGCCGCCCCACTGCCAACATCACCATCCCGGAAGGCACAACGGCGGTAGGCGTGGCCCAGATTTTCGTGAATGCGGGTCTGGTCGACAGTGTGGACACCTTCCTGAACTGCGCCAACGGCACCGATGGTTCGGATTTCAGTCAGTACAGCTTCTGGACGCAGATCCCGGATAACGGCCGTCTGATGAAGTGCGAGGGGTATCTCTTCCCCGACACATACAACGTCTATGCCGACGAAGATGTGTATTACTATGTGGATACCCTCTACAGCGAATTTTCGGCCAAGACCGAAGGCTTGATGGATACCATCAACGAAAAGGGGACAACACTGGACGATGTGGTTAAGCTGGCCAGCTTCATCCAGGAGGAAGCCGGAGTGGAAGCGGAGGATGCCAAGGTCAGCGCCTGCTTCCACAACCGTCTGGAGTCCAGTGATCCGCTGTGGGCGGAGCATAAGCTGGAATCCAACGCCTGCAGCTATATCATGCAGGATGTGGAGAACAACTACCTGTGGAACTCTCCTACAGCGGAATACTACGGCTGGCCGGCGTTGGGGGAGATTCCTGAGGATGTGCTGAATCTGTATGACACCTATCGCATCAGCGGGTTGCCGGCAGGCCCCATTTCCTGCCCGGGATACGCAGCCATTGAGGCGGCCCTGAACCCTGATCAGGAATTCATGGACGAGGGATATTTCTTCTTTGTCACGGGACATCCCGATACCGATGTGGCAGGACAGTATTTCTATGCCAAGACGGCAGAAGAGCACCAGGCAAATGTGGAAAAAGCAGGCTGGGCTTACTGA
- a CDS encoding peptidase U32 family protein, translated as MLQQPELLAPAGSLETLKYAILYGADAVYCALPEFGMRAAPVNLTVGELHEGCIFAHARGKKVYLTLNTLPTNEELKKLPQYIQDAAEAGVDAFIIADLGVLALAKKYAPYVERHVSTQAGITNYEAANVCYELGAKRVVLARELPLTEIAQIRDNCPQDLELEAFVHGAMCMSVSGRCLLSSYMTGRSGNRGECAQPCRWKYALVEEHRPGQYMEIGESENGSYILNANDLCTAPFLDLICKAGVDSLKIEGRAKTFYYVASVTSAYRRALDLYLKDPFNDSYELPDDVIEELNRTSHRHYSPGFYFGKEQALQTPSHSYVRAWDFIGTVDSWENGIAHCTQRGKFTVGDSLEILQPDGSVVTLAPEWIENEEGKRVDATPHPMMHYTIPCKTPLMPYSLLRMRKQEETT; from the coding sequence ATGCTGCAACAGCCGGAACTGTTGGCCCCTGCGGGCAGCCTGGAAACTTTGAAATACGCCATTTTGTATGGCGCCGATGCCGTCTACTGCGCTTTGCCGGAGTTTGGCATGCGGGCGGCTCCTGTCAACCTTACGGTAGGCGAATTGCATGAGGGCTGCATCTTTGCTCATGCGCGGGGCAAAAAAGTCTATCTGACATTGAACACCCTGCCCACCAATGAAGAACTGAAAAAGCTGCCGCAGTATATCCAGGATGCAGCGGAGGCTGGCGTGGATGCCTTTATCATTGCTGATCTGGGGGTGCTGGCACTGGCCAAGAAGTATGCTCCCTATGTGGAACGCCATGTATCCACCCAGGCCGGCATCACGAACTATGAGGCCGCCAATGTGTGCTATGAATTGGGAGCCAAGCGGGTGGTGCTGGCCCGGGAACTGCCGCTGACCGAGATCGCACAGATCCGGGACAACTGTCCGCAGGATCTGGAACTGGAAGCGTTTGTGCACGGCGCCATGTGTATGAGCGTCTCGGGCCGCTGCCTGCTGTCCAGTTATATGACGGGCCGCAGTGGCAACCGCGGCGAATGCGCGCAGCCCTGCCGCTGGAAGTACGCACTGGTGGAGGAACATCGTCCTGGTCAGTACATGGAGATCGGAGAAAGCGAGAATGGAAGCTATATCCTCAACGCGAATGATCTGTGCACGGCCCCTTTTCTGGATCTGATCTGCAAGGCTGGTGTGGATTCCCTCAAAATTGAGGGCCGGGCCAAGACCTTCTACTATGTGGCATCCGTGACCAGCGCGTACCGCCGTGCCCTGGATCTATATCTGAAAGATCCTTTCAATGATTCCTACGAACTGCCTGATGATGTCATTGAAGAACTGAACCGCACCAGTCATCGCCACTATTCGCCTGGATTCTATTTCGGCAAGGAGCAGGCGCTCCAGACACCCAGCCATAGCTATGTGCGGGCGTGGGACTTTATTGGCACGGTAGATTCCTGGGAAAATGGGATTGCACATTGTACCCAGCGCGGAAAATTTACGGTGGGGGATTCTCTGGAAATCTTACAGCCTGATGGAAGCGTGGTCACGCTGGCACCAGAATGGATTGAAAACGAGGAGGGAAAACGTGTGGATGCAACGCCGCATCCTATGATGCACTACACCATCCCCTGTAAGACGCCGCTGATGCCTTATAGCCTGCTGCGTATGCGAAAACAGGAAGAAACAACCTGA
- the mnmA gene encoding tRNA 2-thiouridine(34) synthase MnmA → MEGFNTFEKQYKVLMGMSGGVDSSVAVRILQEQGFAVQGAVIRFSPAHDGAVSAAQESAKTLQIPLHIIDARDAFEQHVILPFCESYCAGMTPNPCILCNPLVKFRLLAEKANELGCQFIATGHYARVEVDHKGVSRIAVPQSTARDQSYMLYRLPQEILSKLILPLGEFEKDDIREMARDIHLACADAPDSMEICFIPDGDYAAYIRSRGFSPKTGRFIGPQGEDLGPHAGVDHYTVGQRKGLGIAAGRPLFVKAILENGDIQLAETGQEYSTHITLCDLTTPDGQPLPAGDYLVKIRSAAKPSPCLYDGAGAVRFPDPVRAPAPGQSAVFYRDGLVFGGGIIAETD, encoded by the coding sequence ATGGAAGGTTTCAACACCTTTGAAAAGCAGTATAAAGTTCTGATGGGCATGAGCGGCGGCGTGGATTCCAGTGTTGCCGTACGCATTCTGCAGGAGCAGGGGTTTGCCGTACAGGGAGCCGTAATCCGGTTTTCTCCGGCCCATGACGGTGCGGTTTCCGCTGCACAGGAATCTGCCAAAACATTGCAGATTCCCCTGCACATCATCGATGCCCGGGATGCGTTTGAGCAGCATGTGATTCTGCCTTTCTGTGAGAGCTATTGCGCCGGCATGACCCCCAACCCCTGTATTCTCTGTAACCCGCTTGTCAAATTCCGCCTTCTGGCTGAAAAGGCAAACGAACTGGGCTGCCAGTTCATTGCCACCGGCCATTATGCCCGTGTAGAAGTAGATCACAAGGGGGTCAGCCGCATCGCCGTGCCGCAAAGCACTGCCCGCGACCAGAGCTATATGCTCTATCGCCTGCCGCAGGAAATCCTCAGCAAGCTGATTCTGCCGCTGGGCGAATTCGAGAAGGATGACATCCGGGAGATGGCACGAGACATTCATCTGGCTTGTGCCGATGCACCGGACTCCATGGAAATCTGCTTCATCCCGGATGGGGATTATGCCGCCTACATCCGGAGCCGTGGTTTTTCCCCCAAGACGGGTCGCTTCATAGGCCCACAGGGGGAGGACCTCGGCCCTCATGCCGGCGTGGATCATTACACCGTGGGGCAGCGCAAAGGGTTGGGCATTGCCGCAGGGCGGCCGCTGTTTGTCAAGGCAATTTTAGAAAACGGTGACATTCAGCTGGCAGAAACCGGCCAGGAATACAGCACTCACATTACCCTTTGTGATCTGACCACACCGGACGGACAGCCCTTGCCTGCCGGAGACTACCTTGTGAAAATCCGCAGTGCCGCCAAGCCCTCCCCGTGCCTATACGACGGTGCCGGAGCCGTACGCTTTCCAGACCCGGTCCGTGCACCCGCCCCTGGACAAAGCGCCGTCTTCTACCGCGATGGCCTTGTTTTCGGTGGCGGTATTATCGCAGAAACCGATTGA
- a CDS encoding ATP-dependent DNA helicase — translation MQPESLALTLPIRQLVEFLLRTGSIDSRFTGFDRANEGARLHRKLQKAAVKDFPDYAAEVPLTQEYGCCDIEYTLEGRADGIFTGTDGVTTVDEIKTTALPSDQITGEQSREHWAQAKIYAAIYARQHQLSLIRVRLTYYQVDEEQTFYFVKEYTTDTLEFFVQDLLTQYAPWAKRAAQWRDDRQEGLRRLTFPFPEYRAGQRALIKAVYGTCRDGGQLLCQAPTGIGKTMSVLFPALKALEKGGPIFYLTARGTTRTAAETALAILRSHDADLSLRSVTLTAKDKICLQETRECTPDACPYAKGYYDRIKNALWNALDTPSLTAEGLQHLAHQYEVCPFELGLDLSLWSDVVIGDYNYLFDPVVHLARFFESRGDYLFLIDEAHNLPSRAREMHSASLCKSSFWDAKKCLGSGKSSLKNALNKVNQIFISWRHRCEEESSDSRSGKTFFVKERAELLDRALLKLCEPLENWLDEHRDPSETHDALLQLYFDVRAWLRISDTFDDHFVLQIASHGSEVRAAMLCLDPSAFLANDFSKGRAAVLFSATLAPANYYKDLCGLPEARAVALRSPFPARNLGLWCARHVSTRYKDRSASIPQVSDLIACLAGARTGNYLAFFPSYSYLQSVLEDFSARYPNFSTLCQQSSMDEAQRTVFLSHFKPNPPQTQIGFAVLGGVFGEGVDLTGDRLIGVAIVGPGLPQVGPRQEQLRQHFEETCGSGFDYAYRYPGMNKVLQAAGRVIRTPQDKGVVLLIDDRFASPENRRLMPPHWDHLRLVNGTEPLRSELSAFWSNTCP, via the coding sequence ATGCAGCCGGAATCCCTGGCACTCACCCTGCCAATCCGGCAGCTGGTGGAATTTTTATTGCGTACCGGCAGCATCGACAGCCGCTTTACAGGCTTTGACCGTGCCAACGAAGGGGCACGCCTGCACCGCAAACTGCAGAAAGCTGCCGTCAAGGATTTTCCTGACTACGCGGCAGAAGTACCCCTTACCCAAGAGTATGGCTGTTGCGACATAGAATATACCTTGGAGGGCCGTGCCGACGGTATTTTTACCGGCACAGACGGTGTCACAACAGTGGACGAAATCAAAACCACGGCCTTGCCTTCCGATCAAATTACGGGAGAACAATCTCGCGAACATTGGGCACAAGCCAAAATTTACGCCGCTATCTATGCCCGCCAGCACCAGCTTTCCCTGATAAGGGTGCGGCTCACCTACTATCAGGTCGATGAAGAGCAAACCTTTTACTTCGTCAAGGAATACACCACAGATACGCTGGAATTCTTTGTGCAGGACTTGCTGACACAATATGCTCCGTGGGCCAAACGGGCCGCGCAATGGCGTGATGATCGTCAGGAAGGCCTGCGCCGTCTCACCTTTCCGTTTCCGGAATACCGCGCAGGGCAGCGTGCCCTGATCAAAGCCGTCTATGGGACTTGCCGGGACGGCGGCCAACTGCTGTGCCAGGCGCCCACCGGCATCGGGAAAACCATGAGTGTCCTCTTCCCCGCCCTGAAAGCACTGGAAAAGGGTGGGCCCATTTTTTATCTGACAGCACGTGGGACCACCCGTACGGCAGCGGAGACAGCCCTTGCCATTCTTCGGAGTCACGATGCCGATCTCTCTCTGCGCAGTGTCACGCTGACAGCCAAGGACAAGATCTGTCTTCAGGAAACGCGGGAATGCACGCCGGATGCCTGTCCTTATGCCAAAGGATATTATGACCGCATCAAAAACGCCCTCTGGAACGCGTTGGATACCCCTTCGCTGACAGCGGAGGGGTTGCAGCACCTTGCACACCAGTACGAAGTTTGCCCCTTTGAATTGGGTCTGGATCTGAGCCTTTGGAGCGATGTAGTGATCGGTGATTACAATTACCTGTTTGATCCGGTGGTTCATCTGGCACGTTTTTTTGAGAGCCGCGGCGATTATCTTTTTCTGATAGACGAGGCCCACAATCTTCCCTCCCGCGCACGGGAGATGCACAGCGCCTCTCTGTGTAAAAGCAGTTTTTGGGATGCCAAGAAATGTTTGGGATCCGGAAAGAGCAGCCTGAAAAACGCCTTGAACAAAGTCAACCAGATCTTTATTTCCTGGCGGCATCGCTGTGAGGAGGAATCGTCAGATTCCCGGTCCGGCAAAACGTTTTTTGTGAAAGAACGCGCGGAACTTTTGGATCGCGCCTTGCTGAAACTATGTGAGCCCTTGGAGAACTGGCTGGATGAGCACCGGGACCCCAGTGAAACACACGACGCACTGCTGCAGCTTTACTTTGATGTACGCGCCTGGCTGCGCATTTCCGACACCTTTGACGATCATTTCGTGCTGCAGATTGCATCCCACGGCAGCGAGGTCCGCGCCGCGATGCTCTGCCTGGATCCCAGCGCTTTTCTGGCTAATGACTTCTCCAAAGGCCGCGCCGCTGTTCTGTTCAGCGCCACACTGGCCCCCGCAAACTACTACAAGGATTTGTGCGGCTTGCCCGAGGCACGCGCCGTTGCTCTGCGCAGTCCTTTTCCCGCCCGGAACCTTGGCCTTTGGTGCGCCCGCCATGTCAGTACACGATACAAAGACCGAAGCGCCAGTATTCCCCAGGTTTCCGATTTGATTGCCTGCCTTGCCGGTGCCAGGACCGGTAACTATTTAGCTTTCTTTCCCAGTTACAGTTATCTGCAGTCGGTTCTGGAAGATTTTTCTGCACGCTATCCCAATTTTTCCACACTCTGTCAGCAAAGCAGCATGGACGAAGCGCAGCGTACGGTATTTCTTTCCCATTTCAAGCCCAATCCACCGCAGACACAAATCGGTTTTGCCGTTCTGGGCGGCGTGTTCGGGGAGGGAGTGGATCTGACAGGGGACCGCTTGATCGGTGTTGCCATTGTCGGCCCGGGACTACCGCAGGTCGGTCCCCGGCAGGAACAGCTTCGCCAGCACTTTGAGGAGACTTGCGGCTCCGGTTTCGACTACGCCTACCGATACCCCGGTATGAACAAGGTATTGCAAGCCGCCGGACGGGTGATCCGCACGCCGCAGGACAAGGGCGTTGTCCTTTTGATCGATGACCGTTTTGCATCTCCTGAAAATCGGCGCCTGATGCCTCCGCATTGGGATCATCTGCGCCTTGTAAACGGCACAGAGCCGCTGCGCAGCGAGCTTTCGGCCTTCTGGAGTAATACCTGTCCATAA
- a CDS encoding diaminopimelate decarboxylase yields the protein MTQKLPFVTLEQAQAIIADVPTPFHLYDEKGIRENARRVNAAFAWNKGFKEYFAVKATPNPYILKILQEEGCGVDCSSYTELLMSEACGFTGSDIMFSSNDTPVQDMQKAYELGAYINLDDLTHVEFLQQVAGIPKTICCRYNPGGVFDLGNGIMDNPGDAKYGMSEDQMAQAYTKLMALGAEEFGIHAFLASNTVTDEYYPKLAGILFRLAVRLHERTGAKIKFINLSGGVGIAYRPEQRSNDIAKIGEGVRKQYEEILVPAGLGDVALFTEMGRYMLAPYGGLVTTVLHEKHIYKEYIGVDACAANLMRPAMYGAYHHITVLGKESKPCDHKYDITGGLCENNDKFAIDRMLPKIDKGDVLFIHDTGAHGFSMGYNYNGKLRSAEVLLKEDGSHQLIRRAETPEDYFATFDFTPFFKKS from the coding sequence ATGACGCAGAAATTGCCGTTTGTGACGCTGGAGCAGGCCCAGGCAATCATTGCTGATGTGCCGACGCCGTTCCATCTGTATGATGAAAAAGGGATTCGGGAAAATGCGCGCCGCGTCAACGCAGCGTTTGCCTGGAACAAGGGATTTAAGGAATATTTTGCTGTTAAAGCTACGCCCAATCCCTACATCCTCAAAATCCTGCAGGAGGAAGGCTGCGGCGTGGATTGCTCCAGCTATACCGAGCTGCTGATGAGTGAGGCCTGTGGCTTTACGGGGAGCGATATCATGTTTTCCTCCAACGATACCCCGGTGCAGGATATGCAGAAAGCCTATGAACTGGGTGCCTACATCAATTTGGATGATCTGACCCACGTGGAGTTTTTGCAGCAGGTGGCAGGCATTCCCAAAACGATCTGCTGCCGCTATAACCCGGGTGGCGTCTTTGACCTGGGAAATGGCATCATGGATAACCCCGGAGACGCCAAGTACGGTATGAGCGAGGACCAGATGGCACAAGCCTACACCAAGCTGATGGCTCTGGGAGCGGAAGAGTTCGGCATCCATGCGTTCCTTGCCAGCAATACGGTCACTGATGAATATTATCCGAAGCTGGCAGGCATTCTGTTCCGGCTTGCGGTGCGTCTGCATGAACGTACCGGGGCCAAAATCAAATTTATCAATCTCTCGGGTGGTGTTGGTATTGCCTACCGCCCGGAACAGCGCAGCAATGACATTGCCAAGATCGGCGAGGGCGTGCGCAAACAGTACGAGGAAATTCTCGTGCCGGCAGGACTTGGTGACGTGGCACTTTTCACCGAGATGGGGCGCTATATGCTGGCGCCTTACGGCGGTCTTGTGACCACGGTTCTGCACGAGAAGCATATCTATAAAGAGTATATCGGTGTTGATGCCTGTGCGGCCAACCTGATGCGGCCGGCCATGTATGGTGCGTACCATCATATCACGGTGCTGGGCAAGGAAAGCAAACCTTGCGACCATAAGTATGACATTACCGGTGGTCTGTGCGAGAACAACGATAAATTTGCCATCGACCGCATGCTGCCGAAGATCGACAAGGGGGATGTACTGTTTATCCATGATACGGGCGCCCATGGATTCTCGATGGGATACAACTATAATGGAAAACTACGCAGTGCGGAAGTTCTGCTCAAAGAGGACGGATCCCATCAGCTGATTCGTCGCGCGGAAACGCCGGAGGATTATTTCGCAACCTTTGATTTTACGCCGTTTTTCAAAAAATCATAA
- a CDS encoding uracil-DNA glycosylase, whose amino-acid sequence MDLQTLQQECLACRRCGLCESRTHVVFGQGVPNAEVLFVGEGPGANEDAQGQPFVGRSGQLLDHYLEAVDLNREKNVYIANIVKCRPPQNRDPLPEESAACLPWLRQQFQLLRPKIIVCLGRIAAQQLIEPGFSVTRDHGKFFDKHGTLFMATYHPAALLRYPVNKPAVFGDFVALREKIAQVCEHTY is encoded by the coding sequence ATGGATCTACAAACGTTACAACAGGAATGTCTGGCATGCCGCCGGTGCGGTCTGTGCGAATCCCGCACCCATGTAGTGTTCGGGCAGGGAGTCCCCAACGCCGAAGTCCTCTTTGTCGGCGAAGGTCCTGGCGCCAACGAAGACGCGCAGGGGCAACCTTTTGTGGGACGCAGCGGCCAGTTGCTGGACCATTACCTGGAGGCTGTTGACCTGAACCGAGAGAAAAATGTCTACATTGCAAATATTGTCAAATGTCGGCCTCCGCAGAACCGCGATCCCTTGCCGGAGGAGTCCGCAGCCTGTCTCCCCTGGCTTCGGCAGCAGTTTCAGCTGCTTCGCCCCAAGATTATCGTCTGCCTGGGCCGCATTGCAGCCCAACAGCTTATCGAACCAGGTTTTTCTGTCACCCGTGATCACGGGAAATTCTTTGACAAACACGGCACGCTGTTTATGGCCACCTACCACCCCGCAGCCCTTCTGCGCTACCCCGTAAACAAACCCGCCGTCTTTGGTGATTTTGTGGCATTGCGCGAAAAAATCGCTCAGGTTTGTGAACACACATATTGA
- a CDS encoding MATE family efflux transporter, protein MTKDLTSGSPLKVILLFTLPLTLGNLFQQFYALADTIIVGHYCGVSALASVGSTSSINYLILGFVIGVCNGFAIPIAQLFGARDYHDLRRHVANAAWLCMAGSVVLTVCTVSLTRPLLTLMQTPEDILDGAALYIGWIFAGIPFIFLYNMVAGIMRALGDSKTPLYFLILTSAMNIILDLVFVIPLHMGIFGAALATDISQAVSGILSFVYLCWKFEVLRMEKGEARLNQRACIRLLGIGLPMGLQCSITAIGSVIAQWAVNVLGSTAVAAVTAASKTMNLLTAPLESIGTAMATYAGQNLGAARMDRVRKGVHSALLIATVYAVVSLILLHFGDVAVMGLFLDTSTEIEIVRMGQEYLFWNSVFFIPLGALIVWRYTIQGLGFSSLAMLAGVAEMAARTAVAILLVPVLGYFGAELANPAAWVAACLFLYPAYIWTCRQLDNRLLAARLHMQNRTAVSEDFIV, encoded by the coding sequence ATGACAAAGGATCTGACAAGCGGAAGTCCGCTGAAAGTGATATTGCTGTTTACACTGCCGCTTACACTGGGCAACCTGTTCCAGCAATTCTATGCGTTGGCGGATACCATCATTGTGGGGCATTATTGTGGTGTCAGTGCGTTGGCTTCCGTAGGCTCAACAAGTTCCATCAATTATTTGATTCTGGGATTTGTGATTGGTGTGTGTAATGGCTTCGCTATTCCTATAGCTCAGCTTTTCGGTGCGCGGGATTACCATGATCTGCGGCGCCATGTAGCCAATGCGGCATGGTTGTGTATGGCAGGCAGCGTTGTGCTTACGGTGTGCACCGTGAGCCTGACGCGACCTCTGCTGACGTTGATGCAGACACCGGAGGATATTCTCGATGGTGCTGCCCTTTACATCGGCTGGATTTTTGCGGGAATTCCTTTTATTTTCCTGTACAATATGGTGGCCGGTATCATGCGTGCTTTGGGGGATAGCAAAACGCCGCTGTATTTCCTAATTCTCACCAGTGCCATGAACATCATTCTTGATTTGGTGTTTGTAATTCCTCTTCATATGGGAATCTTCGGCGCTGCCTTGGCGACGGATATTTCTCAAGCTGTTTCCGGGATATTGAGTTTTGTATATCTGTGCTGGAAGTTTGAAGTGCTGCGCATGGAAAAGGGTGAGGCGCGCCTGAATCAGCGTGCCTGTATCCGGCTTCTGGGAATCGGATTGCCCATGGGGCTACAGTGCAGCATTACGGCCATCGGCAGCGTCATTGCGCAATGGGCGGTCAATGTGCTGGGGAGCACAGCGGTAGCCGCTGTCACAGCAGCCAGTAAGACCATGAATCTGCTGACAGCTCCCCTTGAAAGCATTGGCACGGCCATGGCGACCTACGCAGGACAGAATCTGGGGGCAGCACGGATGGACCGCGTGCGCAAAGGTGTTCACAGTGCGCTGCTGATTGCCACTGTTTATGCGGTTGTTTCGTTGATTCTGCTGCATTTCGGCGACGTAGCGGTGATGGGACTGTTCCTGGATACATCCACCGAGATTGAGATTGTCCGCATGGGGCAGGAATACCTTTTCTGGAACAGCGTCTTTTTCATTCCGTTGGGGGCACTGATTGTCTGGCGGTATACCATCCAGGGGCTGGGATTCTCTTCGCTGGCCATGCTGGCCGGCGTGGCCGAAATGGCTGCACGCACGGCGGTGGCCATCCTTCTGGTGCCGGTTCTGGGGTATTTCGGCGCAGAATTGGCCAACCCGGCGGCCTGGGTGGCAGCTTGTCTGTTCCTGTATCCGGCTTACATCTGGACGTGTCGCCAGCTGGATAACCGACTGTTGGCAGCAAGACTGCACATGCAGAACCGGACGGCCGTGTCGGAAGATTTTATTGTATAA
- a CDS encoding IS3 family transposase: protein MGQQLHKYENLLNRDFHAERPNYKWVTDISYIQTKQGVLYLFMIRDLYDNSIVAYKTGTEQSVNLVLDTIRQAIRREKKKVTAELHLHSDQGAQYASQAYFELTQQYGITPSMSRHGNPYDNAMAENFFSILKTECIYRHRPATFSEANEMIDRYIQSKTGVAPMTLRHSC from the coding sequence ATGGGACAGCAGCTGCACAAATATGAAAATCTTCTCAACCGAGATTTTCATGCCGAAAGGCCAAACTACAAATGGGTAACTGACATTTCTTATATTCAAACCAAGCAAGGTGTATTGTACCTGTTCATGATTCGGGACCTGTATGACAACAGCATCGTAGCCTACAAAACCGGGACGGAGCAAAGCGTGAATTTGGTGTTGGACACGATCCGCCAGGCAATACGCAGAGAAAAAAAGAAGGTCACTGCGGAGCTCCACCTCCACAGTGACCAAGGTGCTCAGTACGCCTCACAAGCATATTTTGAGCTGACTCAACAATACGGCATTACGCCTTCGATGTCAAGACATGGGAACCCATATGACAACGCAATGGCGGAAAATTTCTTCTCTATCCTCAAAACAGAGTGCATCTACCGCCACAGACCAGCCACCTTTTCAGAAGCCAATGAGATGATTGACCGTTATATCCAAAGCAAAACAGGAGTGGCGCCGATGACGCTGCGCCACTCCTGCTAA
- a CDS encoding glycerol-3-phosphate acyltransferase, with translation MPVEQGYLLKVLCLLAGYAFGCFLTAEIVARCLAGVAVRSVGNGEPNVENIARRLGKAAGLAVVAGDILKTVLACWFCYRLAAPELEHVAVLYGGVGAVLGHAFPVWRRGRGGYAALVAATWLVVYLPITGALCCLAGAVATIGTKRWVWGSVLAALLAIPVAFLQFGAQSGSGAVAVLFVLLWQCRTEIFPFGAGGTRSCRKKD, from the coding sequence ATGCCCGTGGAACAAGGCTACTTGTTAAAAGTGTTGTGCCTGCTGGCGGGGTATGCCTTTGGATGCTTCCTGACAGCAGAAATTGTCGCGCGGTGCCTCGCCGGTGTAGCTGTGCGATCTGTCGGAAACGGAGAACCCAATGTAGAGAATATCGCAAGACGTCTCGGCAAGGCAGCCGGATTGGCTGTTGTGGCCGGCGACATCCTGAAAACCGTACTGGCCTGCTGGTTTTGTTATCGATTGGCTGCACCCGAACTGGAACACGTTGCGGTACTGTATGGAGGAGTGGGTGCTGTCCTGGGTCATGCCTTCCCGGTCTGGCGACGGGGACGAGGCGGCTATGCCGCCCTGGTGGCAGCCACCTGGTTGGTAGTCTATCTTCCCATTACCGGGGCCCTGTGCTGTCTTGCCGGGGCTGTGGCAACAATCGGGACCAAAAGGTGGGTTTGGGGAAGTGTGCTTGCGGCACTCTTGGCGATTCCGGTGGCCTTTTTGCAGTTTGGTGCGCAAAGCGGCAGCGGAGCGGTAGCTGTGTTGTTTGTTTTGCTTTGGCAATGCCGTACAGAAATCTTTCCTTTCGGCGCGGGCGGAACGAGGAGCTGCCGTAAAAAGGACTGA